In Massilia sp. METH4, the genomic window CGGCAATCGACCGCTTCCTGCGCCCGGTCTCGTACCAGGACGTGCCGGCCGAGCTGCTGCCGGCCGCGCTGGACAGCGCCAATTCGCTGGGCATCCCGCGCGTCGTCGACGGCGAGCTGGTGCTGAAGTAATGGCGAACCCGTCGATCGAGCGTATCGACGGCGTGCGTTGCGCGACGGGCGAAAGCCCGGCGTGGGACGCCGCCGCCCGGGCGTGGTACTGGGTCGACATTCCCGCGAAACGCGTCTGGCGGCTCGACGCCGCCGGCAAGGCGCGCTCGTGGGACCTGCCCGAAATGGCCGGCTGCGTGGCACCTCGTGCCCGCGGCGGCCTGATCGCCGGCATGGAAACGGGGATGTACGACGTCGACCTGTTCGACAATGGCACGGTATCCACTGCCTTGCTGGGCAAGCCGTCCGACCTCGGCGCCGGCATGCGCTTCAACGATGGCCGCACCGACCGCCAGGGCCGCTTCTGGGCCGGCACCATGTTCATGGACATGAGTGCCGCGAAGGATATCGGGCAGCTGTACCGCTACGATGGCAAGGGCCTGTCGCAACCCGTCGTGTCCGGCCTGCTGACGCAGAACGGCCTGTCGTGGTCGCCCGATGGCAAGACGATGTACCTGTCCGATTCGCACCCGAAAAGCCGCTTGATATGGGCCTTCGACTACGACGTCGAGACCGGTATCCCGTCGAACCGCCGCGTCTTTGCCAACCTGGCCGACCACGTGGGCCGTCCCGATGGCGCCGTGGTCGATGCCGATGGCTGCTACTGGTCGTGCGCCAACGATGCCGGCGCCCTGCTCCGCTTCACCCCGCAGGGCAAGCTGGACCGCCGCATCGACGTGCCGTTCGCGAAACCGTCGATGTGCACGTTCGGCGGCCCGGACCTGCGCACGATGATCGTTACCTCGATCGTCTCCGGCAAGCCGGAAGACGCCGAGTGGGGCGGCAGCGTGATCCTGCTGAATCCAGGCGTGCAGGGTCTTGCCGACGCTTCCTGCGCGTTCTGAGGTAGTACACGCTGTAAAGGCAGAGCCCGTGTCTCCCGGTGCCAGGCACCGTGGGACACGGGCTCTTCTATTTTGTGGCGAGCGTT contains:
- a CDS encoding SMP-30/gluconolactonase/LRE family protein, giving the protein MANPSIERIDGVRCATGESPAWDAAARAWYWVDIPAKRVWRLDAAGKARSWDLPEMAGCVAPRARGGLIAGMETGMYDVDLFDNGTVSTALLGKPSDLGAGMRFNDGRTDRQGRFWAGTMFMDMSAAKDIGQLYRYDGKGLSQPVVSGLLTQNGLSWSPDGKTMYLSDSHPKSRLIWAFDYDVETGIPSNRRVFANLADHVGRPDGAVVDADGCYWSCANDAGALLRFTPQGKLDRRIDVPFAKPSMCTFGGPDLRTMIVTSIVSGKPEDAEWGGSVILLNPGVQGLADASCAF